A single genomic interval of Octopus bimaculoides isolate UCB-OBI-ISO-001 chromosome 10, ASM119413v2, whole genome shotgun sequence harbors:
- the LOC106875074 gene encoding uncharacterized protein LOC106875074, whose translation MSKKGRSQCHQNLQEDYSHCHICQSLQCQATQLYPARDRKKILHKSQNGFQRNGSTFAQILTDRNVIEGVCVRNLKAVLFVDFSRVFDLIHRGKMEEIRFAYGIPKETVNTIMLYRNLQSIVCCPDGKNEFFDIVAGILQCDTLTSYLFIIYLDYVLCTSVEELNDKGFTLLSVKSRLFSTVTITDAGCAGDLVLLTNEVCDAESLLYSLESTAKDVGLNVNLDKT comes from the coding sequence ATGTCAAAAAAAGGGAGATCTCAGTGTCACCAAAACCTACAGGAAGATTACTCTCACTGTCATATCTGCCAAAGTTTACAATGCCAAGCTACTCAACTGTACCCAGCCAGAGACAGGAAAAAAATCTTGCATAAAAGCCAGAATGGCTTTCAAAGAAATGGATCAACATTTGCCCAGATTCTTACAGACCGAAATGTTATTGAAGGAGTTTGTGTACGGAACCTGAAAGCAGTCCTATTTGTAGACTTTTCTAGGGTCTTTGACTTGATACATagaggaaaaatggaagaaatacgCTTTGCATATGGTATCCCAAAGGAAACTGTCAATACTATCATGTTGTATAGAAATCTTCAATCTATAGTTTGTTGTCCAGATGGCAAGAATGAGTTTTTTGACATAGTGGCTGGTATCCTCCAGTGTGACACCTTGACATCTTACCTGTTTATCATATATCTAGATTATGTTTTATGCACCTCTGTAGAGGAGCTGAATGACAAAGGATTCACTCTTCTATCAGTCAAAAGCAGACTCTTTTCAACTGTAACTATCACAGATGCTGGCTGTGCTGGTGACTTGGTACTACTTACAAATGAAGTTTGTGATGCAGAGTCTCTCTTGTACAGCCTTGAAAGTACTGCTAAAGACGTTGGTCTCAATGTGAACTTGGacaaaacataa